CGCGTTCTCTCCCATTAATGGGTCGTCACTTTCTTCTTGGGTTCTGTCGACTCAGCGGGGGGCTCGACCGCTTCGAGATACCGAATAATAGACCAGATCACCGAAATAACGGCATTTCGTACGATCAAGAACCTTTGAAGAAAAGCATCCTTTGTAAGTCCGTCCGTATAGATCCGTTGCGTCAGAACCACCGCCTGCATCGGCTCGGCCACCCCGACAAAGTCTACGTTCATCGACAGAAGGCGGAAACGAAGCTCCCATAAAATCTCACGTCTTTTCTCCTGCGGAAGGTTCTCAAACATCTTCTGATGCTCTTGCGCCAGATTAACTCTCGCTTCCAGATGAAGCTGGTCAGGTCTGGCCTTGTTTGTTCCGATCAGGATTCTCCGTTGGGCCGCATCTTCTGCTCTAATCAGCCATAACAAGTCCGGATGCGACTGCTCAGAAATCTGCCAGCCTTCGCCCATCAGCCACTTCTGTACCTTGTCACGGGTTTGCTCAACGTTTTGTTCATTTTCAGCTGCGCTCATTCTTGTCCTCCTTCATAAGGTTTTATGGTCGTTTTATCAATATT
The nucleotide sequence above comes from Desulfobacterales bacterium. Encoded proteins:
- a CDS encoding DUF2299 family protein; this encodes MSAAENEQNVEQTRDKVQKWLMGEGWQISEQSHPDLLWLIRAEDAAQRRILIGTNKARPDQLHLEARVNLAQEHQKMFENLPQEKRREILWELRFRLLSMNVDFVGVAEPMQAVVLTQRIYTDGLTKDAFLQRFLIVRNAVISVIWSIIRYLEAVEPPAESTEPKKKVTTH